The following nucleotide sequence is from Portunus trituberculatus isolate SZX2019 chromosome 6, ASM1759143v1, whole genome shotgun sequence.
agccttttccaagatatcatactggaataggtggaagctcgaattatatatgtatattaattttaatgcaagtttaatttttgagttacttgtgttaacctaaggatgtaaaaattccataactaagaaagtaacgattctgttttgtaatcatgtgcattgtgtataatttgttgcatattaattatttaagatcatagcaatacactagaaatttagaataaactaaactttttctatttaattgaaaagattaggtgaaagctcatttttctgaattggtctactaatgtctaatgaattaatatcaaaggatgtcagatttaattaaagagaaacatacacaacaaaatgagtttcttttgctaatattttgtgtctgttttacaattttaataagtttaaaaatatttttgattgcCAAAATAATATCGTCAGTAAAATTAATAAttaaaatgcacaagaccaaattgtcgctaaaggagtaagaagtaagaatttaaaataactgacaagaatcagaagactgagaagatattcattccaattactgagtaatttacctttgcaaatggcttcaaaaaggttctagaattgctcctatttcacaaacgttctcagaaggacttacagcatcccccaaaacaaagcctcccatctgataacgctcgccatccaccaactcatcctggtgtccagtgcagtaatcactacaagtagtagtatcggtatcggcccaattagatgttatcggaatcggccaaaattttggtattggAACATCTCTAGTTTAAGGTGTCCGGCTGGCAGAGATTGATTTGACCCACTCCATAGGAGACACTGACAGGGTTGAAGGAGTGCCATAGGTTGTGTGGGACTGTGTATGCAGTGTAGGGAGTACTGTGTACTTTGTTCAAATATTTGTGATAACACCAAGCAGTTTGCGTCTGTTCTCCTGTTTCTGAGGTGGCCTTGTGGGTACAACTTCACCACTTGTACCACACCATCCACTGACCTCCGTGCCTTAGACTACTTGTTACCTGTACTACCTTGTGTACTGCTTTAAACGGCTACAAGCTGAGTGCAAGTAGTGGCTGTCCTGTGCCATCACTTCACTCCACTTTCTGGCTGGGGTGAGTGGTGCACAGGCCACAGCATTGGGCAGTGGCACAGAGGGCTGGGCTGGGCCACTGAGCCAGGTTGTCTGTGGCCTCTCTGCTTCACTCTCGTCATGCTGCCGAGAGTTGATGGTGAGACTTTGtggcctttttctttctttttcttttctttattcttgtttaacAATTTGACTTAGATTTGAAACAATTAACTGCACCAGAAGCAATACATGAAATCTTTAGAAGGATttacaagaaagaaggagattaAAAAGAACTTATTTTGCAATGTATACCCAGTTTAAAGACTGGAGGTGGCTGTAGAATGACTAAAGAGATCCCAGAGTGATTAGTAGTTGAGGAAATATGTACCAAGaagcagtcaaagggttaagagGGACACTGGGtaagaacaacaaaatttatattagaaaaaggcccaGTGAGCTGCTGGTCCCCAAAGAAGAGGAGTCTTGAGGTATCCTGATGTAAGAGTGGCACTGGGTTATGGTTACAGAaatttagaaaagaaatagaccCACAAAGGTGCCACTCCCCAAAGGAAAGAGCTGAAAAGATCTTTATAAATCGGAGGATAATTGTCTCAAAGTCTTTCTCTTGAAAGActtgaagtcataggaaggaggacTTGTGAGTAACTGTTAGTTCTGAAAAtgaatgattattattgttattattatttattacttttatttatcactTGGCTTTGACCTAGGACAacaaaagagtgaagaaaaggtTCACTGAAATGCTCATGTCAGTTATTTGAACTATTATTGCCTCagtgaggaggtgaggtgaaggctgTGAGGCTGGGCAGCCATGGAGGTGACTGAAGGGGAACTGAACCCTGGCAGGACATTCAGGTACATGCAAGTCCACTGCGCTGCCAGCCAGGCCAAGATGACTGCTGCAGCGTGAGTGCATTGAGGTCATCCTGGACTGCCCTGCTTTCCAGACCCAGCCAGATCTTGTCAGCACAGAGAGAGTGTTGATGGGGAGTGCGACATGCAGTGACTCACCACAAACTTAGTGTGTTCctatccattcctttcctcttctgctACACTGATGTGACACTGAGGACAAGATGTACAGCATGTGTGTTCTTActgcagcacagcacagcacaacacagcacagctcACCTTGGAAGGAGTGTGAGGGGAACAAGATAGCTAGCTAGACTGAAGTGACACTAAGAACAAGATGTACAGCATGTGTCTCAAGACATTCAAGACACCAAACATTACTGTGCATTGTCTGGACACCACAGCACACTTgggaaggaggatgggaggaggacaagataGTTAGCTAGACTGAAGTGAagagtgtggaggtggtggtactgtGGTGCTGTGTAGCAGGGGGCTAATGGGTACTGATGTTTCAGATTCACAGCAACCCTGGGAGGACGGCTGCAGAACTGACTGGGAATCAGACCTACACCCCGCCCACAGCCCACAGCCCACAgcccacacagacacagactcacacacagCAAGCAGTGGAGGCAAGGAATCTAACGTCTAGCCTGTGTCAATAATGACTAAGTGCAGTGTGGTTGTGGTGCACAATTGTCCCAGACTCACCCACTGCTACAAGAAAAGATAGTTCATTGTTACATCATTTCTGCTGTGGCACTACTGACCAGTCTTCCTATGAGGTGGCAGCTCCCTGTGCAGTGTTAGGAGTGCCTGGCAGTGCCTCGATTCATCTTGGCAGCATGTCTGGTGTAAAGAGCGGGAGGTATCCGTGCGAAGAGTGTGGCAAGGTGTACACGCTGCCCGGGAACCTCAAGAGACATGCAGAGGTGCACAGTTTGGGTCCCTTCATGTGCGACAACTGCGGCAAGACCTTTGTGCAGAGACGCCTGCTGGCCCTGCACACCAAGAGGCAGGCCTGCTTCCGTGCCTCCCGTGGGCGCTTTGGGGTGACCAGCATCCCCCGGCCCTTCaagtgtgaggagtgtggccGCAACTTCTCCAAAGCTGAGTCGCTGGCGGCACACATGGCCCTGCATGTCACAGGTGGCACCATCGTGTGTGAGGTGTGCAACAAACTGTTCTCCAGCAACCACCAGCTCAAACGCCACCGCGTCACACACACCGGTGCCAGGGACTTCCTGTGCAGACGGTGTGGCCGGACATACACACAGCGTGGGGACCTCAATAAGCACATCAATGCGGCACACGGAGGTGTGGTGGACAGCgagtataaggaggaggaagaggaggaagagaagccgCTGGCGGTGCCCCTCGTCCACTTCAGCGACAAGCGGAAGCACTACCGCTCCACGGGCAGCCTGAGGAAGTACCGGTGTGAGGAGTGTGGGAGTAGCTTCAGCCGCCGTGATGTACTCATCAAGCACTACACCACACACTCCTGCACCAAGCCCTACcagtgtgaggagtgtggcaaggTGTTTGCCCGGAAGGACATTCTGGCCACACACACCCTCCGCCACATCAAGGTGCGGGCGCTCACCTGCGATGACTGTGGGGCGGTGTTCTGGGACAAGACGGCTCTGCGGCAGCATGTCGTGACCCACCTGCCCCCGGAGTTCAAGTGTGAGGTCTGCAGTAAGGAGTTCCGAGCCAAGGTGTCCCTGGAGAACCACCTGCGGCGGCACTGGGGTGTTAAGGAGTTTGTCTGCGCTCACTGTGGCAAGGAGTTTCTGATCAAAGCTTCCCTCAGCCGACACATCCGCTCCTTTCATAAGACctagtgtgtaattcactgtgtgtgtgtgtgtgtgtgtgtgtgtgtgtgtgtgtgtgtgtgtgtgtgtgtgtgtgtgtgtgtgtgtgtgtgtgtgtgtgtgtgtgtgtgtgtgtgtctgtgtgtgtgtgtttgtggtgcctTAGCTATCATAAggatataagaacataagggaTGTTACAAGAATTCACTCACATCATGGTAAAGatgtaggagagagaaagacttcactgactgactgactgactgactgaccaaccaaccaaccaacccaaAAGACCATCACTGCATGACTGGACACCACAACAAAGACTGCTGCACTAAATATCAAAATGAGATGTGATAAGTGGTGGACAAATAGAAGTAGCTATGTATTAAGGCAGAACAGAAGGTAGCAATGGTGTCTAGATGGTGTCAAAATACAGATGGGGGATGCTTCAAATgtccaaccctcctcctcctcctcctctaagattttttgtattgttatgAGGTGGATGGAAACAAACAGTGCcatgtgtatatataatttgttttcCCTCCTGTATACTATTTAgagctatttttttattaagtagGAGAGGTTTAGTAGAGTGTAAGGCTgtctgcatatgtgtgtgtgtgtgtgtgtatatgtgttggGGGGGGTTCTTTGTGTAGTTGTCAGAGAGTTAAGATGGTCAGAATGTTGGTAAAGTGTTGTTGGCTTCACTGAAAACTAGAGTTGCTTCACAGGAATTGAGATGTGTAGAAggtgaagactaaagaggaattattttcttctgtagCTTTTGATTAGTGACTGAAGTGAGACAGTCAAAGGAACGGAAGGAATTACGGGTGTCAGTTCAATAGTTTGTGTTGATGTGAGCTtttgagaatgagaagaaaaggaaaaaagacagtgTATATActttttgatatatatttttgttatgcTTTACATTTTCaaaagggaaacaaacaagaaagaaaagaaaaaaaaaactaactactCTGAAGCTGTAGTGGCTCTTGGGTTCAAAACATgatgtagcttattgatgatattACTGATTTTAATTGAATAATactttgatatatatttttgttatgcCTTACATTTtgaaaagggaaacaaacaagagagaacagaaaaaatatgcttcttatagtctgtctactctggAATGGCTCCTGGGTTCAAAGCATaatgtagcttattgatgatgtAATTGATTTtaggtgaataatacttgttttctgttgatccacACTCTTATCATGAGGACAGACTATGGTtctcctcaagatctgacaaccatgcattccctgggacaTGATTAAgactgagacccaggagccactttagagtagactgACTATAGTAAGTTGATTTGTGGTGCTGTAAATTttaagaaggggagaaaaaaaaaaaaaaaatacaccattCAAAGCAAAGTCTGTGATGCAAGTAGttttgagggagggaaaaaaagaaaaagaaagaaaaaaaaaaggaaaaaataatatatttctCAATACAAAAATCTATTAGTGAGTCAATtttgagaaagagaacaaggaagagaacagagatgaaaaaagaacagtATCTGAAtttaagaagagaatgagaaagagataaaaaaaaagcaatgataCAT
It contains:
- the LOC123517064 gene encoding zinc finger protein 676-like → MSGVKSGRYPCEECGKVYTLPGNLKRHAEVHSLGPFMCDNCGKTFVQRRLLALHTKRQACFRASRGRFGVTSIPRPFKCEECGRNFSKAESLAAHMALHVTGGTIVCEVCNKLFSSNHQLKRHRVTHTGARDFLCRRCGRTYTQRGDLNKHINAAHGGVVDSEYKEEEEEEEKPLAVPLVHFSDKRKHYRSTGSLRKYRCEECGSSFSRRDVLIKHYTTHSCTKPYQCEECGKVFARKDILATHTLRHIKVRALTCDDCGAVFWDKTALRQHVVTHLPPEFKCEVCSKEFRAKVSLENHLRRHWGVKEFVCAHCGKEFLIKASLSRHIRSFHKT